In the Thermogemmatispora onikobensis genome, GCCTCTGTCAGGCGGATAATGCCGCCAGGGCGGCAGATGCGCAGACACTCCTGGAGAAAAGCAGGCCAGGAGCGGGCAGGCATAAAGGTTGAGATGAAGCGAGCATTGATCAAATCGAAGCTCTCGTCCTTAAAGGCCAACGGTTTTAAGGCATCCATGACCTGGAAAGAGACGTTTGTCAGCTGCTGAGTTGCGGCCAGTGTCCGGGCGAACTCGATCATACGCTGACTGATATCGATGCCGACCACGCGCAGATGGCGATAGGTCTCAGCCAACTCCAGGGCCCAGCCGCCGGGACCACAGGCCACATCGAGGACATCCTGCAGGCCCGAGACATCCGTCAACTCTGGCAGTGGGCCGCCCATAGCCTGGGTAGCCAGCTGGCCATGATGCAGCAGGCGAGCCAGCTCTGCCGTATTTTCCGTATCGATAATGTAGGTGCCGCTGCTATGCAAAAGCGCCTCAACCTGCTGGAGACCGGTCAACATAGCCCATGCGATCCTTTCTTTTCTGCCCTGAAGGGGTGGCATGCGCTGAGCAAAGGAGACTCACTCAGGCACCAACCTGCTCCGTCGACGGCTGCACTGGAGTGGCTAAAAACGCCGCCATCACCTGCTCCTCAGCCTCACGGCGTG is a window encoding:
- a CDS encoding class I SAM-dependent methyltransferase encodes the protein MLTGLQQVEALLHSSGTYIIDTENTAELARLLHHGQLATQAMGGPLPELTDVSGLQDVLDVACGPGGWALELAETYRHLRVVGIDISQRMIEFARTLAATQQLTNVSFQVMDALKPLAFKDESFDLINARFISTFMPARSWPAFLQECLRICRPGGIIRLTEADLPICNKPACEELSLLLALGLTRAGYTFSETRHHLDVLPMLERLLRDAGCVSIQMRAYAESISAGTPRYEDWYQNGLVSLKLLEPFYLKVVGLSRETFNRLYEQARAEAADESFCGLQFFLTVWGYKPRS